GTGTCCGAACGACGTTATGTGATCACCTTCGGCTGTCCCGACCGCACCGGCATCGTCGCGCGCGTCGCGTCGTTCCTCGCCGACAACGGCGGCTGGATCGTCGAGGCCGCGTACCACACCGACCCGGACACCGGCTGGTTCTTCACCCGCCAGGAGGTCCGGGCGGATTCGCTGCCGTTCGGAGTGGACGAACTGCGGTCCCGCTTCGCCGAGGTGGCCACGTCCCTGTCGGCGGAGTCGAACTGGCGCGTGGAGGACACGGCCGAGCGGCGCCGGGTGGTGATCCTGGTGTCGAAGGAAGGGCACTGCCTCTACGACCTGCTGGGCCGGGTCGCGGCCGGTGAGCTGGACGTCGACGTGCGGGCGGTGATCGGCAACCACGACAACCTGGCCGACATCACCCGGGCGCACGGGATCCCGTTCCACCACGTGCCGTTTCCGGCCGGGGACAAGGCGGAGGCGTTCGGCGAGGTGCGCAAGCTGGTCGACGAGCACGATCCGCACGCCGTGGTGCTGGCGCGGTTCATGCAGATCCTGCCGCCCGAGCTGTGCCGGGCGTGGTCCGGCCGGGCGATCAACATCCACCACAGCTTCCTCCCGTCGTTCATCGGCGCGCGGCCGTACCACCAGGCGCACCGGCGCGGGGTGAAGCTGGTCGGCGCGACCTGCCACTACGTGACCGCCGACCTGGACGCCGGGCCCATCATCGAGCAGGACGTGATCCGCGTCGACCACGGCGACACCGTGCCGGATCTGGTGCGCAAGGGCCGCGACATCGAGAAGGTCACGCTCGCCCGCGGGCTGCGCTGGCACCTGGAAAGCCGCGTCCTCGTGCACGGCAACCGCACGGTCGTGTTCTAGGACACGACGACCGCGCCCGCGATCAGCAGGGTGTACGCCAGCGCGGCCGCCTGGATCGCCCTGGTCCGCCGCCGTTCCGGCCAGGACGTGCGGCGCATCAGCCAGGCCAGCGCCGGGACGACCAGGACCGCGTGCAACGTGACCGCGTGCACGGGCTTGAGCGCGCCGGCGGTCGTGTAAGCCAGCTGCGGCTGCCCGCCGCGGGCGAGCGCGACACCGTCGGCGATCATGACCGCGCCCACGGCCATCGCCGCGACCAGCACCACGAGTCCGAACCGCAGAGCGAACGTCATGCTCGGGCTGAGGTTCGGGGTGCGCCACGCGGCCGTGGCGAATCCGAGCACGGTCACGATGATCACCGCGCCACCCGCGGCCAGGCTGACCGAGACGGCGGAGTCGAAGCCGGTCTCGAAATTGAAGTGCGACGGCACCCCGCGCCACACCTGCATCGTCACCAGGGCGACCTCGACGACGCTGACCACGGTGAACGCGCCCAGCAGCAGGTTCCGGCGGCGGACGGTCAGGAACGACGTGGCCCAGGCGACGCCGGCGAGGGTGAGCCCGAACGACAGGCCGAACGTCATGGCCTTGCGGTAGGACACCGGACCTTCCCACGTGGCGCCACTCGCCACCAGGACCACCAGGTGCACGAGGCCGCTGGTGAACAGGACGGCGGCCACCACGTAGGCGACCCGTTCCACGGTGCGGGCACGGGTCCGGACGGTGTCGTGCAGTGCGAGGGCCATGCCGACGATGGTCGGCTTTCCCGCCCCCGGGCGCGTCTGCCCGGCGACGTCTCTTCGCCGTACGGCGCCGGGCGTATCAGACCCGGACGAGCATCTTGCCGGTGTTGGCCCCGGCCAGGAGGTCCAGGAACGCCTGCGGCGCGTTCCGGAGCCCCTCGACGATCGTCTCCTCGTACTTCAGCTCGCCGGAGCGGACCAGCGGGGCGACCTCGTCGAGGAACTTCGCCTGCAGGTCGTAGTGGTCACTGACCAGGAACCCGCGGATGGCGAGCCGCTTGCCGATGATCTGGCCCAGGTTCCGCGGCGCAGCGGGCGGCTCGGTGAGGTTGTAGATGGAGATCATGCCGCACACCGCGAAGCGGGCGTGCACGTTGGCGGAGGCGATGGCCGCCTCCAGGTGCTCGCCGCCGACGTTGTCGAAGTACACGTCGATGCCCTCGGGAGCGGCCTGCGCCAGCTGTTCGGCGACCGGCCCGTCCTTGTAGTTGAAGGCGGCGTCGAAGCCGAGGTCGTCGATCAGGTGCCGGACCTTCTCGGCGGACCCGGCGCTGCCCACGACCCGGTTGGCGCCCTTGAGCTTCGCGAGCTGGCCGACGACGGACCCGACCGCGCCGGCCGCACCGGAGACGAACACGGTGTCGTCCGGCCGGAACTGCGCGATCTCCATCAGCCCGGCGTAGGCGGTGAGGCCGGTCATCCCGAGCACGCCGAGGTACGCCTCGCGGGGCGCCGCCCCGGCGTTGATCTTCGTGGCCTGCTCCGGTGTGACGACCGCGTGCGACCGCCAGCCGAAGCCGTGCAACACCAGGTCACCCGGCCGCAGCGCGTCGGTGTTCGACTCGACGACCTCACCGACCGCGCCGCCCAGCATCACCTTGCCGACCTCGTACGGCGGCACGTACGACTTGGCCGAGCTCATCCGGCCCCGCATGTACGGGTCGACGCTGATCTCCAGATTGCGGACCAGCGCCTGGCCCTCGCCGGGCCGGGGCACCTCGACGTCGACGATGTCGAAGTTGTCGAGCGTCGGTGCGCCGTGCGGACGGGAAGCGAGCCGGATCTCGGTCGCGGTGGTGCTCACGATGACTCCTGGTGCCGTGGGATGTGGTCCACCGGCGCCAACGTGCTATCCGGGGCGAGGATTCCGCTTTGTGTCCGAAGCCACCGCCTCAGACGAGTTCGGCCAGCTTGGCCAGCACACCGTCGTAGATCCGCCGCAGCCCGGCCGGCGCGAAGGTCTTCTCGAAGAAGCCGCCGATGCCCCCGGCGCCCTGCCAGGTGGTCTCGATCCGCACGACGCTGCGCTCCCCCGCAGGCCGCACCGTCCAGGTGGTGACCATGCTGGAGTTGGCGTCGGTCTCGACCAGGGTGCCCGCTTCCGGCTCCGTCACACTCGCCACGACGTCCCGCACCCGCTTCGAGGTGGCCTGCAACTTCCACTTCGCCTTGGTGCCGGCCCCGGTCCCGCCCTCGACCACCTCGTAGTCGCGGTACTGCTCGGTCAGGATCTTCGGCCGGGTCCCGGCGTAGTCGGCGACGAGCGCCCGCACCTTCTCGGCCGGCGCGTCGATCGTCCGTTCCGCGGTGGCCGTGACCTTCGCCATAACCCCTCCTGATCTGCTCGAACTCCGTTGCCCGCGACTCTAGGACCCCCGCCGCGGGGGAGCTGTGGCCGCGGTGCCGGTGGCGGCGCGGAACGCCGCCACCGGAGCGGATCAGATCAGACCCTGTCCGCGCAGCCAGTCCTTCGCCACGTCGGCCACCTGGTCGCCGTCCTCGTCGACCTGCTTGTTCAGCTCACGCAGCTGGTCGGTGGTCAGCTTGGCGCTCACCGCGTTGACCGCCGCCGCGAAGTCCGCGCCGCGCTCGTCCAGCACCTTCTTGTTCACCGCGGGCACGATGTTCTCGGTGGCCACGATGTGCTGGTCGTCCTCCAGCGCGGTGAAATCGGAGCTGCCGACCAGCGGGTTCACCGAGTCGAGCGGGATGACCGTGACCGCACCCGAACGCAGCTGCTCGACCCGCGGACCGGACTCCTGGATGCTCGAGAACGTGGCGTTCAGCTTGTAGACGTCCCGGAAGCCGACGAAGCAGTTGGCCCGGGTGCCGCACTCCGGCGGCCCGCCGAGGACCACCTTGTCCAGCTTCTTCAGATCGCTGATCGTCTTCAGCCCGTGCTGCTGCGCGAGGTCCGACTTCGCCACGTAGGTGTTCTTGTTCTCGGCCGGCGCGTAGTCGAGCAGCCCGACCCCGGACGGCGCGAACAACTCGGCCAGCTTCGCGTGCTCGGACGCCGCGTCGGTGGGCGCCTGCTCGTTGAAGCCGGAGCTGATGGCCGCACCCTGGTACTCGGGGATGAACTGCAGCTCGCCCGACTTCAGCGACGGGTACACCAGCTCACGCGAGCCGATGTTGAACTTCCGCTGGACCGGATAACCCTTTGCCTCCAGCGCCTGCGAATACACCTCCGCCAGGATCTGGCTGTCGGTGAAGTTGAAGGACGCCACCACGATCGGCGCGCCGCCCTTGCCCGGCTGCGCCGACCCGCTGTCGCCACCACCGCCGCACGCCGTCAGCCCCAGGACCGCTACCGCGAGCGCCCCCGCCGCCCGCAGGCTCCGTGTCCATCGCATACCTGTTCACCCTCCAGTGCCGTTCGTCAGAGCGACCCTAACCGCAACCACCGACAGAATTCACATCGTGAGATCGCGCGCCGGTGGTTGTCGGCCCCCGCCCGTATGCTCGCCGCGTGAGCGAGTACCTGCTGGCCGCGGGCGACCGGCCGCTGTTCGAGTGGCGCTGGGTCGAGCGCAACGCGGACCAGATCGTGCAGCGCTTGGGCGAACACCTGGCGCTGACGGCGGCCGCGCTTGCGATCGGGCTGGTGGTGTCCCTGGCGCTGGCTGTCCTGTCGCTGCGGTGGCGCTGGTTCTACGCGGTCGCACTGGGCACGGCGGGTGCCCTCTACGTGATCCCCAGCCTGGGTGCGTTCGCACTGCTGGTGCCGTTCTTCGGGCTGTCGTTCACCACCGCGGTGATCCCGCTCGCCACATACACGCTGCTGATCTTGCTGCGCAACATCGTCACCGGTATCCAGCAGGTGCCCGAGGAGGTGCGGGAAGCGGCGATCGGCATGGGCTTCACGCGGGTGCGCCTGCTGCTGCAGGTCGAGTTCCCGCTGGCGCTGCCGGTGGTCGTCGCCGGGCTGCGCGTGGCGGCGGTCACCACGATCGGGCTGGTCACGGTCACCGCGATGCTCGGGATGGGCGGTCTGGGCTTCTTCATCCGGCAAGGCATCCAGACGACCACGCCGAACCCGACGGCGATCATCGTCGGCATCGGACTGTCCATCGTGCTCGCCGTGCTGGTCGACGCGTTGTTGTGGGTGGGTGAACGGGCGCTCGCCCCGTGGGCGCGGAAGGCGGGCCGGGCATGAACGCGTTCGAGCAGGCGCTGGACTGGCTGGGCCGGCCCGGCCGGTGGAGCTGGACGGACCCGGCCGGCATCCCGTACCGGACGGTGGAGCACCTCGGGTTCTCGGCGTTGTCGCTGCTCGTCGCGGCGGCCCTGGCCGTGCCGTCCGCGCTGCTGCTGGCGCACTTCCGCCGCGGCGCGTTCCTCGCGAGCAGCGCGGTGAACATCGGCCGGGCGATCCCGAGCTTCGGCCTGATCATCCTGTTCTGGTACCTGGCGAGCCGGTGGGGCGTCGGCACGTCGTTCTGGCCCTTGTTGCTGGCGCTGGTGGCGCTCGCGCTGCCGCCGTTGTTCAGCAACACCTACGCGGGCGTGGTGTCGCTCGAGCCGGACGCGGTGGACGCGGCACGCGGCATCGGTCACACCGAGCGGCAGATCATGCTGCGGATCGAGCTGCCACTGGCGCTGCCGGTGGTCCTGGCCGGTGCGCGGGTGGCGTTCCTGCAGCTCGTGGCGACCGTCGCGATCGGCGCGATCGTCAACGACGGCGGCGGCCTGGGCCGCTTCATCGTGGACGGGTTCGCGCAGGGTGCGGGCGGCTACGGCGAGATCCTCGCGGGCGGCCTCGCGGTCATCGTGCTGGCCCTCGTGTGCGAGGGCGTGTTCGCGCTGCTGGAGCGGTTCGCGGTGCCGCGGGGCCTCATCCTCTCCCGCCGCACGACACTGACGACCCGCCCGGCCTAGCTCACCGGCTTCGCCAGGCCCTCGATCACCTCGGCCCCGGGCAGCGAGGCCAGCAGTTCTCCGGTGACCAGCAGCTTCCCGCCACGGGTGCCGATGCCGATGACGAGTTCGGGCGAGTCCGCGACGGCCTTGTCGATGAGGATCGGCCAGTCCGCGGGCAGCCCGACCGGCGTGATGCCGCCGTAGGCCATCCCGGTGAGTTCGACGGCCTCGTCCATCGGCGCGAAGGACGCTTTGCGCACGTCCAGACGTCGTTTGATGACGCCGTTGACGTCGGCGCGGGTCGTCGCGAGCACCAGCGCGGCGGCGAAGCGCACCTCCCCGGCCCGTTTGCCGGAGACGACGACGCAGTTCGCGGAGGCCGACAGCGGCGAGGAGTAGGCGTCGCAGAACGCGGCCGTGTCGGCCAGGCCGGGATCGATCTCGACGACACCGGCCTGGGTGTCGTCGAGCGTGGCGAGCGCCTTGGCGACGGGCTCGGCCAGCAGGTCGGTGCGTTCGGTGGCCGGGTGGACGCTCAGCGTCCCGGCGATGCTCCAGGTCCTCACGACCGCCAGGATAGGCGGTGCCGGGTCACCAGTTCTTGCCGCCGCGCTGGACCTCGATGAGCCGCGGCCGCACGTCCACGAGGTAGACCAGCACGGCCACGAGCCCGGCCAGCCAGAAGAAACTCCCGGCGCCGACGAACTGGAACAACCCCATGGCGATGGTGCCCGCACCCGTGATGGCCAGCCAGATGGGCTTGGTCTTGCGGTCCGCGGCCTGGTAGGCGTCCGCGCGCTGGACGAGGGCGTGGATGAACGCACCCACGCCAACCGCTGTGCCGGCCCAGCTGATGACCTGCAAGATCCAAAACGCGATGAACGGCACGTTCCCAGCCTACGTCCCTTCGCCCCCATCGTCCGATTCGGTCATCCCCAGAATGCCACGAGCGCGAGGACCACGTCACCGCCACCGATTTCCGTGGCCCGGCCCGTCCGCGCGGCTGCCGCGCACCGGTGGCCCGCCCCCACGGCAGGAAAACGGCCCGGTCGCCAGGACCGGGCCGTTTTCCGAACCGTGTTTCGCGAACCGGTTACTTGGTGTTCTTCGGCGTGGTCGCGTTCGCCGGGCGCTTCGCCGGCGTCGTGCTCCGGCGGGCGGCCGGGGCCTTCGCGGTCTTGGGAGCCGCCTTCGGCTGCTCGTCGACCTCGTCCTCGATGGTGCCGGCGACCTCGTCCGCGGCCTCGGCGACCTTCTGGCCGCCGGTGCGGGTGCGCTTCGCGACCAGGCCGAGCACGTCCTCGACCTTCTCGCGCGCGTCGGTGCTCACCTCGCCGACGCGCTCCTGCGCGGCGGTCAGCGCCTCCTCGACCTGCTCGAGCACGCTCTTCACGCGCGGCTCGGCGCGGAACTTGTCCCACGCCTGCTCACCGGTCTCGGCCAGCTTGTTGTACAGGTTCAGCGCGGCCAGGGTGTACTCGTCGATGACCTTGCGCAGCTCGGCCGGGTCGAGCTTCTCGCGCAGGGTGGTCACCTCGCTGGGCAGCTCCTCGAAGTTCTTCCGCGCGGCCTCGCTGCCCTCGGCGACGCGCTCCCGGGCCTTGCCCACGGCGTCGACGACGGCCTGACCGGCCAGGTTGCCGGCACCCAGGGCGGCGAGCAGCGGGGTCCGGAGCTGTTCGATGGCGGTCTTGGTGTTGGGCATTGTGCTCACTCCTTGGCGATGGCGGTTGTCGGTCCTCGATCGCCGCCCGCCGCCGCGTTCTCCCGGCGGAACGACTCGTACACGTCGAGCAGGACCTGCTTCTGCCGCTCGGTCAGCACGGTGTCCGCGCGAATCGCGTCGGGCACCGGCCCCCCGGTCGGCAGGTCGAGGATTCCGGCCTGCACGTAGAGCGCCTCCGCGGAGATCCGCAGTCCCTTGGCGATCTGCTGCAGGATCTCCGCGCTGGGCTT
The sequence above is a segment of the Amycolatopsis viridis genome. Coding sequences within it:
- a CDS encoding NADP-dependent oxidoreductase; amino-acid sequence: MVSTTATEIRLASRPHGAPTLDNFDIVDVEVPRPGEGQALVRNLEISVDPYMRGRMSSAKSYVPPYEVGKVMLGGAVGEVVESNTDALRPGDLVLHGFGWRSHAVVTPEQATKINAGAAPREAYLGVLGMTGLTAYAGLMEIAQFRPDDTVFVSGAAGAVGSVVGQLAKLKGANRVVGSAGSAEKVRHLIDDLGFDAAFNYKDGPVAEQLAQAAPEGIDVYFDNVGGEHLEAAIASANVHARFAVCGMISIYNLTEPPAAPRNLGQIIGKRLAIRGFLVSDHYDLQAKFLDEVAPLVRSGELKYEETIVEGLRNAPQAFLDLLAGANTGKMLVRV
- the purU gene encoding formyltetrahydrofolate deformylase, which gives rise to MSERRYVITFGCPDRTGIVARVASFLADNGGWIVEAAYHTDPDTGWFFTRQEVRADSLPFGVDELRSRFAEVATSLSAESNWRVEDTAERRRVVILVSKEGHCLYDLLGRVAAGELDVDVRAVIGNHDNLADITRAHGIPFHHVPFPAGDKAEAFGEVRKLVDEHDPHAVVLARFMQILPPELCRAWSGRAINIHHSFLPSFIGARPYHQAHRRGVKLVGATCHYVTADLDAGPIIEQDVIRVDHGDTVPDLVRKGRDIEKVTLARGLRWHLESRVLVHGNRTVVF
- a CDS encoding DUF2516 family protein, with amino-acid sequence MPFIAFWILQVISWAGTAVGVGAFIHALVQRADAYQAADRKTKPIWLAITGAGTIAMGLFQFVGAGSFFWLAGLVAVLVYLVDVRPRLIEVQRGGKNW
- a CDS encoding YbaK/EbsC family protein — encoded protein: MRTWSIAGTLSVHPATERTDLLAEPVAKALATLDDTQAGVVEIDPGLADTAAFCDAYSSPLSASANCVVVSGKRAGEVRFAAALVLATTRADVNGVIKRRLDVRKASFAPMDEAVELTGMAYGGITPVGLPADWPILIDKAVADSPELVIGIGTRGGKLLVTGELLASLPGAEVIEGLAKPVS
- a CDS encoding ABC transporter permease, with translation MNAFEQALDWLGRPGRWSWTDPAGIPYRTVEHLGFSALSLLVAAALAVPSALLLAHFRRGAFLASSAVNIGRAIPSFGLIILFWYLASRWGVGTSFWPLLLALVALALPPLFSNTYAGVVSLEPDAVDAARGIGHTERQIMLRIELPLALPVVLAGARVAFLQLVATVAIGAIVNDGGGLGRFIVDGFAQGAGGYGEILAGGLAVIVLALVCEGVFALLERFAVPRGLILSRRTTLTTRPA
- a CDS encoding ABC transporter permease translates to MSEYLLAAGDRPLFEWRWVERNADQIVQRLGEHLALTAAALAIGLVVSLALAVLSLRWRWFYAVALGTAGALYVIPSLGAFALLVPFFGLSFTTAVIPLATYTLLILLRNIVTGIQQVPEEVREAAIGMGFTRVRLLLQVEFPLALPVVVAGLRVAAVTTIGLVTVTAMLGMGGLGFFIRQGIQTTTPNPTAIIVGIGLSIVLAVLVDALLWVGERALAPWARKAGRA
- a CDS encoding helix-turn-helix domain-containing protein codes for the protein MSEDNGHDNSSGGPVDKVADIASGIGEYIRQQRNNAKISLRQLAKLAGVSNPYLSQIERGVRKPSAEILQQIAKGLRISAEALYVQAGILDLPTGGPVPDAIRADTVLTERQKQVLLDVYESFRRENAAAGGDRGPTTAIAKE
- a CDS encoding ABC transporter substrate-binding protein; the encoded protein is MRWTRSLRAAGALAVAVLGLTACGGGGDSGSAQPGKGGAPIVVASFNFTDSQILAEVYSQALEAKGYPVQRKFNIGSRELVYPSLKSGELQFIPEYQGAAISSGFNEQAPTDAASEHAKLAELFAPSGVGLLDYAPAENKNTYVAKSDLAQQHGLKTISDLKKLDKVVLGGPPECGTRANCFVGFRDVYKLNATFSSIQESGPRVEQLRSGAVTVIPLDSVNPLVGSSDFTALEDDQHIVATENIVPAVNKKVLDERGADFAAAVNAVSAKLTTDQLRELNKQVDEDGDQVADVAKDWLRGQGLI
- a CDS encoding SRPBCC family protein — its product is MAKVTATAERTIDAPAEKVRALVADYAGTRPKILTEQYRDYEVVEGGTGAGTKAKWKLQATSKRVRDVVASVTEPEAGTLVETDANSSMVTTWTVRPAGERSVVRIETTWQGAGGIGGFFEKTFAPAGLRRIYDGVLAKLAELV